The following are encoded in a window of Phaseolus vulgaris cultivar G19833 chromosome 3, P. vulgaris v2.0, whole genome shotgun sequence genomic DNA:
- the LOC137808471 gene encoding large ribosomal subunit protein uL2x-like, with translation MGRVIRAQRKGAGSVFKSHTHHRKGPARFRSLDFGERNGYLKGVVTDVIHDPGRGAPLAKVTFRHPFRYKKQNELFVAAEGLYTGQFIYCGKKATLVVGNVLPIRSIPEGAVICNVEHHVGDRGVFARASGDYAIVISHNPDNDTSRIKLPSGAKKIVPSDCRAMIGQVAGGGRTEKPLLKAGNAYHKFRVKRNCWPKVRGVAMNPVEHPHGGGNHQHIGHASTVRRDAPPGQKVGLIAARRTGRLRGQAAATASKADKV, from the exons ATGGGACGTGTGATCCGTGCGCAGCGTAAGGGTGCGGGTTCAGTCTTCAAGTCCCACACTCACCACCGCAAGGGTCCGGCTCGCTTCCGCAGTCTTGACTTTGGGGAGCGGAACGGCTACCTCAAGGGTGTCGTCACCGACGTCATCCACGACCCTGGCCGCGGTGCCCCACTTGCCAAGGTTACTTTCCGCCATCCCTTCAGATACAAGAAGCAAAATGAGCTCTTCGTTGCCGCCGAAGGCCTTTATACTGGTCAGTTCATCTACTGCGGCAAGAAGGCCACTCTCGTAGTTGGTAATGTTTTGCCCATTCGCTCTATCCCTGAAGGAGCTGTTATATGCAACGTTGAGCACCATGTCGGTGACCGTGGTGTCTTCGCTAGGGCTTCCGGCGACTATGCTATCGTTATCAGTCACAACCCTGATAATGACACATCTAG GATTAAGCTTCCATCTGGTGCGAAGAAGATTGTTCCCAGTGACTGCAGGGCCATGATTGGGCAAGTTGCAGGCGGTGGAAGAACTGAGAAGCCTCTTCTTAAGGCTGGAAATGCTTACCACAAGTTTAGAGTGAAGAGGAATTGCTGGCCCAAGGTGCGTGGTGTTGCTATGAATCCCGTTGAGCATCCTCACGGAGGAGGTAACCACCAGCACATTGGTCACGCCAGTACTGTCAGGCGTGATGCTCCTCCTGGACAGAAGGTTGGTCTCATTGCTGCTAGGAGGACTGGTCGTCTTAGAGGACAAGCTGCTGCAACTGCTTCCAAGGCCGATAAGGTTTAA